A window from Fragaria vesca subsp. vesca linkage group LG5, FraVesHawaii_1.0, whole genome shotgun sequence encodes these proteins:
- the LOC101307204 gene encoding probable xyloglucan endotransglucosylase/hydrolase protein B-like produces MASSQQWTLLLSLVLMVSVTMAAPPKRPVFVPFGRNYMPTWAFDHIKYFNGGNEIQLHLDKYTGTGFQSKGSYLFGHFHMQIKLPPGDSAGTVTAFYLSSTNAEHDEIDFEFLGNRTGQPFILQTNVFTGGKGDREQRIFLWFDPTKEYHSYSVLWNLYQIVFFVDDIPIRVFKNSKDLGVKFPFNQPMKLYSSLWNADDWATRGGLEKTDWSKAPFIATYRGFHIDGCEASVQARFCATQGKRWWDQKEFQDLDAYQWRRLRWVRQKFTIYNYCTDRTRYPTLPAECKRDRDI; encoded by the exons ATGGCGTCTTCCCAGCAATGGACTCTGCTATTGAGCTTAGTGCTTATGGTCTCTGTAACAATGGCAGCTCCCCCAAAAAGGCCTGTGTTTGTACCATTTGGAAGAAACTACATGCCCACCTGGGCTTTTGACCACATCAAGTACTTCAATGGTGGCAATGAGATTCAGCTCCACCTTGACAAATACACAG GTACTGGTTTCCAATCCAAAGGTTCATACTTGTTTGGTCATTTCCATATGCAAATCAAATTGCCCCCTGGTGACTCTGCTGGAACTGTTACTGCTTTCTAT CTGTCTTCTACAAACGCAGAGCACGATGAGATCGACTTCGAGTTCTTGGGGAACAGAACAGGGCAGCCCTTCATTTTGCAGACCAATGTCTTCACCGGAGGCAAAGGTGACCGTGAACAGAGGATCTTCCTTTGGTTCGACCCAACCAAAGAGTACCACTCCTACTCTGTCCTCTGGAATCTCTACCAGATTGT ATTCTTCGTGGATGACATCCCAATCCGAGTGTTCAAGAACAGCAAAGACTTGGGAGTGAAATTCCCATTCAACCAACCCATGAAGCTCTACTCTAGTCTGTGGAACGCCGACGATTGGGCCACCAGGGGAGGACTCGAGAAAACCGACTGGTCCAAGGCTCCCTTCATTGCCACCTACAGAGGCTTCCACATCGACGGCTGCGAGGCCTCAGTACAAGCCAGGTTCTGTGCCACACAGGGTAAGAGGTGGTGGGATCAGAAGGAGTTCCAGGACCTTGATGCTTATCAATGGAGGAGGCTTAGGTGGGTTAGACAGAAGTTCACCATCTACAACTACTGCACTGACAGGACTAGGTATCCTACTCTCCCTGCAGAGTGCAAGAGAGACAGAGACATATGA
- the LOC101300542 gene encoding UPF0481 protein At3g47200-like — protein sequence MAGTGCIVQINEDVKNMEGLSTEKDHWIVQINEDLKNMEGLSTEKDHWNKGSIYKLPASLTDTNKKAYKPQTVSFGPYHYDPSHPMEAHKHRALLHFLKRCGKSVELFVDALAEVENDLKDSYTLLHSVPKEVTDIFLQMMILDGCFMLEIMRTAAHVLDDYAPNDPIFSDHGRVHVVPFIKRDMLMLENQLPMLVLEKLVAVEHDKAKDAGFVTKLIVKFLFSRNVSVNMGKCVHVLDLYRKSLLQHEPDPKYIRHKIRSMEQEEEIIWSATELNEAGIRFKKSATTSLKDITFARGLLRLPVVVVDDTTESLFLNLMAFERFHVGAGNEVTSYLLFMDNIIDNARDVALLHSKGIILNGLGSDKAVANLFNSLSKDVIQDPDSSLQIVHKRVYHYCKKPWNEWRANLIHTYFRNPWAIISFIAAVFLFVFTIGQTGYSIYPYYYPRGDSSPSEVIVVPVPPPPHHSSSDSTSPSALVISFVLASIVCMFTN from the exons ATGGCTGGCACAGGTTGCATTGTTCAAATTAATGAAGATGTCAAGAACATGGAAGGTCTTTCAACAGAAAAGGATCATTGGATTGTTCAAATTAATGAAGATCTCAAGAACATGGAAGGTCTTTCAACAGAAAAGGATCATTGGAATAAGGGGTCGATCTACAAACTACCAGCCAGCCTCACAGACACAAATAAGAAGGCCTACAAGCCTCAAACAGTCTCCTTCGGGCCTTACCATTACGATCCTTCACATCCAATGGAGGCGCACAAGCACCGAGCGCTGCTTCATTTCCTCAAAAGATGTGGAAAGTCTGTTGAGTTGTTTGTAGATGCATTGGCGGAAGTGGAGAATGATTTGAAGGATTCATATACTCTTCTTCATTCTGTGCCAAAAGAAGTTACAGACATATTCCTACAAATGATGATTTTAGATGGCTGTTTCATGCTGGAAATCATGAGGACCGCTGCTCATGTACTGGATGATTATGCTCCTAATGATCCCATCTTCAGCGATCACGGTAGGGTGCATGTCGTGCCATTTATCAAGCGCGACATGTTAATGCTTGAGAATCAGTTGCCAATGCTTGTTCTTGAAAAGCTGGTCGCAGTTGAACATGATAAAGCTAAG GATGCAGGGTTTGTGACCAAGCTCATAGTCAAGTTCCTTTTCTCCCGCAATGTTTCTGTAAACATGGGCAAATGTGTGCATGTGTTGGACTTGTACAGGAAGAGTCTGCTTCAGCATGAGCCTGATCCCAAATATATTCGACACAAAATACGGTCCATGGAACAAGAAGAAGAGATCATATGGTCCGCAACAGAGCTCAACGAAGCAGGAATCAGGTTCAAGAAAAGTGCAACTACAAGCCTCAAAGACATCACATTTGCCCGGGGATTGTTGAGGCTCCCTGTCGTTGTTGTGGATGACACCACCGAGTCATTGTTCTTGAATCTGATGGCATTTGAGAGATTCCATGTAGGAGCAGGAAATGAGGTGACATCTTATTTACTCTTCATGGACAACATCATAGACAATGCTAGGGATGTCGCCCTCTTACACTCGAAAGGGATCATCCTTAATGGTCTAGGGAGTGACAAAGCAGTGGCTAACCTGTTCAATTCACTCTCTAAGGATGTGATACAGGACCCGGATAGCAGCCTCCAAATTGTGCATAAAAGGGTGTATCACTACTGCAAAAAGCCATGGAATGAGTGGCGCGCCAATCTTATTCACACTTACTTCAGAAATCCATGGGCTATTATTTCTTTCATTGCGGCTGTCTTCCTCTTTGTGTTCACTATAGGTCAGACGGGGTACTCCATATATCCCTATTACTATCCACGAGGTGATTCTTCTCCTTCCGAAGTCATTGTGGTTCCGGTGCCTCCTCCTCCACACCATTCATCCTCCGACTCCACCTCCCCATCAGCACTTGTCATTTCTTTCGTTCTTGCTTCCATTGTATGCATGTTTACCAATTGA
- the LOC101307787 gene encoding heparan-alpha-glucosaminide N-acetyltransferase-like gives MALYEPIKVHEVDEEHGMADSVIINNTNKNVNDVEMAVRICKFTSSAPPNDAVSDATAYSHLEATALPLSKVRHQQQQQPQQQRLVSLDVFRGLTVVLMILVDEAGGLVPAINHAPWNGLTLADLVMPFFLFMVGVSLSLVYKKLSCRAIATKKALLRGLKLLALGLFLQGGFFHGIKELTFGVDIAKMRWMGILQRIAIGYLVAALCEIWLKGDETVTSGSSLLRKYKLQLVMAVMITVTYLSLLYGLHVPDWEYQVSTGPSSAPKTFSVKCGVRGDTGPACNAVGMIDRKLLGLQHLYRRPIYSRTAQCSINSPDYGRLPAHAPSWCQAPFDPEGVLSSLMAIVTCLVGLHYGHIINHFKDHRNRVLHWTISSTSLVVLGLALDLFGMHINKALYTFSYMCMTAGSAGIIFAGIYLMVDVCGYRRPTIVLEWMGKHALAIFVLIACNLLPVILHGFYWGKPQNNVLTLIGIGK, from the exons ATGGCGCTGTACGAGCCTATCAAAGTTCACGAAGTTGATGAAGAACACGGAATGGCGGATTCCGTGATCATCAACAACACCAACAAGAATGTAAACGATGTTGAGATGGCTGTTCGGATCTGCAAATTCACATCCTCCGCCCCTCCGAACGACGCCGTTTCCGACGCCACCGCATACAGTCACCTGGAGGCAACCGCATTGCCTCTTTCCAAGGTGCGCCACCAGCAGCAGCAGCAACCCCAACAGCAACGGCTCGTTTCTCTCGACGTCTTTCGCGGACTTACGGTTGTG CTGATGATATTGGTGGACGAAGCTGGTGGACTTGTGCCTGCAATTAACCATGCACCCTGGAATGGTTTGACACTTGCAGATTTAGTCATGCCATTCTTCCTCTTTATGGTTGGTGTTTCACTTTCCCTTGTCTACAAG AAATTGTCATGCAGGGCCATTGCAACTAAGAAAGCGTTATTGAGGGGGTTGAAGCTTCTCGCATTAGGCCTGTTTCTTCAAGGTGGATTTTTCCATGGCATCAAGGAACTAACTTTTGGGGTTGATATTGCAAAGATGAGATGGATGGGCATTCTACAG AGAATTGCAATTGGATATTTAGTAGCTGCATTGTGCGAGATTTGGCTGAAGGGTGATGAAACTGTTACTTCAGGATCATCTCTGCTCAGGAAGTATAAACTTCAGTT GGTTATGGCAGTGATGATAACTGTGACATATCTATCGTTGTTATACGGCTTGCACGTTCCTGATTGGGAGTACCAAGTTTCTACTGGACCTTCCTCTGCACCAAAAACATTTTCC GTGAAATGTGGAGTAAGGGGTGACACAGGACCGGCATGTAATGCTGTTGGGATGATTGATCGCAAGTTATTGGGTCTTCAGCATTTATATAGAAGACCAATCTATTCAAGAACAGCG CAATGCAGTATAAACTCCCCAGATTATGGACGATTACCTGCTCATGCTCCGTCTTGGTGCCAAGCCCCTTTTGATCCTGAAGGAGTTTTAAGTTCATTAATGGCCATTGTTACCTGCTTGGTTGGTTTGCACTATGGTCACATCATTAACCATTTTAAAGATCACCGGAACAGGGTTCTACACTGGACTATCTCATCCACATCTCTTGTAGTCCTAGGCCTCGCCTTGGACTTATTTG GTATGCATATAAACAAGGCTCTCTACACATTCAGTTACATGTGTATGACAGCTGGTTCTGCCGGCATTATCTTTGCTGGAATTTACTTAATG GTTGATGTTTGTGGCTACCGGCGTCCAACTATTGTGCTGGAGTGGATGGGGAAGCATGCATTGGCAATTTTTGTTCTTATAGCTTGCAATCTCTTGCCAGTTATTCTCCATGGATTCTATTGGGGCAAGCCTCAGAATAACGTT CTCACCTTAATTGGAATTGGAAAATGA
- the LOC101307492 gene encoding 60S ribosomal protein L21-1-like, translating into MPAGHGLRSRTRDLFARGFRKKGYIPLSTYLKTYRTGQYVDVKVNGAVHKGMPHKFYHGRTGRVWNVTKRAIGVEINKQVGNRIIRKRIQVRVEHVQPSRCEEELKARKVRNDEMKAAANARGEVISTKRQPEGPKPGFMVEGASLETVTPIPYDVVNDLKGGY; encoded by the coding sequence ATGCCGGCCGGTCACGGACTCCGATCCCGCACCCGGGACCTCTTTGCCCGCGGCTTCAGGAAGAAAGGTTACATCCCTCTCTCCACCTACCTCAAAACCTACCGGACCGGCCAGTACGTCGACGTCAAGGTCAACGGCGCCGTCCACAAGGGCATGCCCCACAAGTTCTACCACGGGCGGACGGGTCGGGTCTGGAACGTCACCAAACGGGCCATCGGCGTCGAGATCAACAAGCAGGTCGGGAACCGGATCATCCGCAAGCGCATCCAGGTGCGCGTGGAGCACGTGCAGCCGTCGAGATGTGAGGAGGAGTTGAAGGCGAGGAAGGTGAGGAATGATGAGATGAAGGCGGCGGCGAATGCGCGTGGGGAAGTGATCAGCACGAAGAGGCAGCCGGAGGGGCCCAAGCCGGGGTTTATGGTTGAAGGGGCTTCTTTGGAGACTGTCACTCCTATTCCTTATGATGTTGTCAATGACCTCAAGGGAGGGTACTGA